In Aquila chrysaetos chrysaetos chromosome 10, bAquChr1.4, whole genome shotgun sequence, the following proteins share a genomic window:
- the SGPP2 gene encoding sphingosine-1-phosphate phosphatase 2 isoform X2 → MIIVWSIVMYIGQVSKDILKWPRPLSPPVVKLEMRTDAEYGMPSTHAMAATAISFSFLIATMNQYKYPFELGLVAAFVFSTLVCLSRLYTGMHTVLDVIGGALISAVLLVLLYPAWDMIDHLLLTSPFCPLLSIVVPLVLCYNYPKLDYYSPTRADTTTILGAGAGATVGFWLNNQYAAPAYTGKNFQLGFPLITSKIVVVVLARFFVGIFVVLLTRQLMKSVVLGMLGYRYKFPIGDLEARRRLEVEVPYKFITYSSVGFSATVIVPLLHKLLGLM, encoded by the exons ATAGTGATGTACATAGGGCAAGTCTCCAAGGACATCCTGAAGTGGCCTCGGCCCCTCTCGCCACCTGTCGTCAAGCTGGAAATGAGGACGGATGCAGAGTATGGGATGCCTTCCACCCATGCCATGGCAGCTACCgccatctccttctcctttctcattGCAACCATGAACCAGTACAAG TATCCGTTCGAACTAGGCCTGGTAGCAGCGTTTGTGTTTTCGACGCTGGTATGTCTCAGCAGGCTTTACACAGGGATGCACACAGTCCTG GATGTGATCGGTGGAGCGCTgatttcagctgtgctgctcGTGCTCTTGTATCCTGCGTGGGACATGATAGATCACTTGCTGTTAACTAGTCCCTTCTGTCCACTGCTTTCCATAGTTGTGCCACTTGTCTTATGTTACAACTACCCCAAACTAGACTATTACAGCCCTACCAGGGCAGACACCACTACTATCTtaggagcaggagctggagcaacTGTGGGATTTTGGTTAAATAACCAGTATGCTGCACCAGCCTACACTGGCAAAAATTTTCAGCTTGGATTTCCTCTGATCACCAGTAAAATAGTGGTGGTTGTGCTAGCCAGGTTTTTCGTAGGGATCTTTGTTGTTCTGCTGACACGCCAGCTCATGAAGAGTGTGGTCCTTGGCATGCTGGGTTATCGGTACAAGTTTCCCATTGGTGACCTGGAAGCCCGGAGACGACTGGAAGTCGAAGTGCCGTATAAATTTATAACGTACTCCTCAGTTGGCTTCAGTGCTACCGTGATTGTGCCACTGCTGCACAAGCTGTTAGGATTGATGTGA